The nucleotide window GACGTGGATCGCGTCGACGCCCGCGCCGTCATGGATCTGATGCCGGCAACTCGTGCCGTCCGCGACCATGAGCGTGTCGCCGTCCATCTTGCGCACCGCCGGCAGCAGCGAGAGTTCCGCCATCGCCTGTGACGTCGCGTAGTGTTCGGCCTCGTAACCGAAACTTCCCGCCATCCCGCAGCATGACGATTCCACCGTCGATACCGTCAATTCAGGAATCCACTTCAACACGGTTTGCACGGGCGTGAAGGCGTCGAAGGCTTTTTGATGGCAATGGCCATGCACCAGCGCCTGCTGCTTCGCCAAAGGCTTCAGTGCAAGCTGCAATCGTCCGGCCTTCTCCTCGCGCACCAGAAACTCTTCGAATAGAAATGCCTGCTTCGAGAGCCGCTGCGCTTCGTCGCCGAAGCCGTAGTGCAGGAACTCGTCGCGTAACGACAGCAAGCACGACGGCTCCAGCCCGACGATCGGCACGCCGCGCTCCACGAACGGCTTGAACAGATCGAGCAAGCGCCGCGCTTCCTGCTTCGCTTCATCGACGAGACCCGCGGCGAGGAACGTGCGGCCGCAGCACACGGGCCGCTCGCCCTGGCGCGTGTTGAAGTGCACCGTGTAGCCCGCAGCCTCCAGCACTTGCTGCGCAGCGCGCGCGTTCTCCGGCTCCATGTTGTTGTTGAACGTGTCGACGAACAGCAGCACTTCTTTCAGCGCGGCACCTTGGGCTGCTTTGCGCGATGACACCGCATCAGCCAAAAACGACTTCTTGAAGCGCGGCAAGCTTCGCTCGGGCGCGAAGCCCACGGACCGCTTGAACCACGCCGACAGCACCGGCACGTTGTCGGCCAGCGCCATCAAGCCCGGCATGCGGCTCGCCGTCGATGCGTAACGTGGCATGAAGGCCACCAGCTTGTCACGCAGACGCAGCCCGTGACGCTTGACACGCGCCGCCCGCGCCTCGATCTTGAACTTCGCCATATCGACGCCCGTCGGGCAATCACGCTTGCAACCCTTGCACGACACGCACAGATCGAGCGTCTCCTTGACCTCGTCGCTCGCCAGGCCCGCTTCGCCAAGTTGACCGGAGATCGCGAGGCGCAACGTATTCGCGCGTCCGCGAGTGACGTGCTGTTCGTCCTTCGTCACGCGATAGCTCGGGCACATGGTGCCCGCGTCGAACTTGCGGCAGTGGCCGTTGTTATTGCACATCTCGACGGCCTTCGCGAGACCGCCTGACAGATCGTTGCCGCTGCCTGGCAAGGTGTCGTGTCCGGTCAGCGGATCGCGTTCGACATTCCATGCCGACCAGTCGAGCGCCGTGTCGATGCGATGTTCCTTGTAACCTGGCGCGAAGCGGAAATTGCGCGCGTCGTCCATCTTCGGCGGACGCACGATCTTGTCGGGATTGAAGCGGTTATCCGGATCGAACAGCGTCTTGATCTCGCTGAACGCCTGGTTCAGGCGCGGCCCGTATTGCCACGCGACCCATTCGCCGCGGCATAGTCCGTCGCCGTGTTCGCCCGAATAGGCGCCCTTGTATTCGCGCACGAGTGCCGCCGCTTCATCGGCGATC belongs to Paraburkholderia aromaticivorans and includes:
- a CDS encoding FAD-binding and (Fe-S)-binding domain-containing protein; this translates as MTNPTSALLVKPIHLVPSAARLTSPLAQHLRKSLRGDVLFDAASRGRYATDASIYQITPIGVVVPRDQDDLRIALEIARSEKVPLLARGAGTSQCGQTVGEALVIDTSKWLNNIVAFDAEARTVTVEPGVVLDHLNAWLKPHGLWFPVDVSTAAQCTIGGMAGNNSCGSRSIEYGNMVHNVDAIDAILADGSEAHFASLREAPQGARLQQILAGVKQIAERERDEIVARVPKVLRRVAGYNIDVFDCQNPRAYTDDGVANLAHLLVGSEGTLAFSRQLTLRLVPLPAHKMLGVVNFPTFWQSMDLTQHIVKLKPVAVELVDRTMIDLAMSNPAFRPVIGKALVGEPQAILLVEFAGEDREAQLASLKQLTELMADLGLPDSVVEMADANEQKALWEVRKAGLNIMMSMKGDGKPVSFIEDCAVPLEHLAEYTSRLTEVFHRHGTEGTWYAHASVGTLHVRPILDMRRDGAQKMRAIADEAAALVREYKGAYSGEHGDGLCRGEWVAWQYGPRLNQAFSEIKTLFDPDNRFNPDKIVRPPKMDDARNFRFAPGYKEHRIDTALDWSAWNVERDPLTGHDTLPGSGNDLSGGLAKAVEMCNNNGHCRKFDAGTMCPSYRVTKDEQHVTRGRANTLRLAISGQLGEAGLASDEVKETLDLCVSCKGCKRDCPTGVDMAKFKIEARAARVKRHGLRLRDKLVAFMPRYASTASRMPGLMALADNVPVLSAWFKRSVGFAPERSLPRFKKSFLADAVSSRKAAQGAALKEVLLFVDTFNNNMEPENARAAQQVLEAAGYTVHFNTRQGERPVCCGRTFLAAGLVDEAKQEARRLLDLFKPFVERGVPIVGLEPSCLLSLRDEFLHYGFGDEAQRLSKQAFLFEEFLVREEKAGRLQLALKPLAKQQALVHGHCHQKAFDAFTPVQTVLKWIPELTVSTVESSCCGMAGSFGYEAEHYATSQAMAELSLLPAVRKMDGDTLMVADGTSCRHQIHDGAGVDAIHVARVLAMALQ